TCTGATGCTCCGGGCTGTTCCCCGTCTCTGGGGACAGGCAGCAAAAGCTTCAGATCATGAGGTCCTTTTGGCATCACCGTGCTGATAACTCCATCTTCCCTGTCTGCTGGGTGGCTAGTCCAGAGCCTCCTGGCCCTGCCGGCCTCACGCCGCCCGCTCAGCCTGCCGTCGCAGGGTGACACAGCCATAGCATGGCACGGGCTGGCAGGGATGGAGACGCTCGCTATTTCTCTGCACCCTCTTCTCTTCGTGTCTCCCAAGGGTTTCCTCATTGAGAGCAAGCTGCTGAGGCCCCTGCACGTGCTGGGGAGACACGAGCGCACCCTCATGAAGCTCCATTCCATCTTTGCGGTGAGTTGTGGCTTGGCCCAtcgggggctgcggggaaggcTGGTGATCACCAGGGAAAGCTCTGTGCCCCATGTCCGTGTGGCAAAGGACTGAGCTGCCCCAGGGAGGTCTGGCTGGGCTGCTGGGGGGACTCtggggcagcgaggggagaggagcactGCGAGAGGGTGTGAAGCACCGTGGCCAGACGCTTCTCAAGCTCAAGGCCGTCCTGCTGATGAATTAAAAAACATCTCCAGGGCCCCTCCAGCCTGTTCTCAGACTCTCCCATCCACAGATACCCCCGGCTGTCCCACACAAACCGTGGCATTGCCAGAGGGGCACCCTCTGCTCCTGGGAAATGCTCTTTGTTTCGCTCCCCCTCCCGTGATGTCTCTGAGGGATGCTAACCTggttcctctgctccccaggcccTTGAGATCGACAGTGAGGATGACCTGTACCAGCTGGTGGATTTTTTCATGAAGTACAAAGCCCAGGAGGTGGCTGTCAGCCAGGTGGGACCACCAGGGACAGCAGTGGGGAGAGCCCAGCAGAGCCAGGGGTCCAGGAAAGGGGGAGCAGCACATCTCCTGAACAcccagggaaggcagagaggggGACCAGCGTGTTGACCTTGAAATGTTTCCCTGTGACCAGACAACGGAGATGAACATGCCAGGGCTGAGGGGTTGTAATCTTCTTCTGCCATGGCTGAACAGGGCCCCTTGCGCATGAATTTTTGCTTCAGCTCCCCATATTTGCCAAGGGacagggctgcgggcagctggAAGCTCCCAGGGGGAAGGTggctcctggggaggaggaggaggtggtggaaggCACAGTACCCAGCTTGCTGGCCTTCCCtccagagccagggcagcccaGGTGGAGAAGATGTCACAGATCTGGCTGAGGACAGAGAGGACGGTGGATCCGGTGCCCAGAGGGACGAGCTCAAATCCCCTCGGAGCTCGCTGGGCTCCCTTCCATCTGTGTACATCCACGCTGACGACGTCCTAAAGATCCTGAAAGCGTTTGTGCAGGATTTTGACAAGCTGAGGTAGGACTAGGGGCAGAGTGGGGCTGTCGTCACTGGGAGGGAGCCAGACTGGGGCACAGGGGGGGCTAAGGGGGTGACTGTATTGCCCTGGCTGGAGCAAGagcttcccctgcctgccctgcaagATTTCAGAGGGGTGGAGAGGGTCCCATCAGGGCAAGAGGGTACAGACAGTGCCTGAGTGAGGGGTGGCTGAGGACAACCAGGCAGGAGATGACcagcagcccggggaggggagggaagcaaagccatggggcaggcaggtgccAGCTGTGGGGTCGTGCTCATTCTTGTGACGGCGGCGATGGTGCTCAGTGAAGCTGAGGGGTACGGGGCTGTTCCTCGCCCGTGAAGAGCTGAGCCCCAGGGCTTTGTTCGCCGTCCCCCAGGGAGAAGGACGGATCAGcaaaggaggtgctccaggtacGGGATAGCTCCAAGGATGGGGAGTACTGGGAAGCCCTGGCGCACGTTATCCCCGAGCCGACGTTGAAGCTGTGGGATGCGCTGGCAGTGGCACTGGAGGAATATTAGTGAGTGCCTGGCAGCGCCGTGGGGGACAGGGAAGGCTGGTGGCTTGGCTGGGGGAACCGCAGCGGGGCTGGCACCGACCGGCTGCGTCAACCCTCTGCCCTCCTTGCCCAGCGAGGTCCTCACGCGCAGGGCCAGCCTGCTCGCCGAAGCAGCcgtcctgcagcagcagaactcggagctgtgcctgctgctggaggAGTACGTCAGCTCCGGGGTGAGTGCGGcatcctcctctcctgcagcctggggacgCCCCGCCACGCGTGCCCGACGCAGAGGTCCCAGACACGGGGGTCACTGCCTGGAGCCCCTCGGTGTCAGGCTCAGGGTGCTTCTCCCCGCAGGTGAACAGCaagctgctctcccctcccacgCGGTGGATGGACCTGAAGCTGCCCTGCGCCGGGGAAGCGCGGTGAGTGCCCAGGGCCAGGCACGGCTTTTCTCTGCCCTGAGCTGAAGCTGTGTCTGGAGCCAGGGCTTCCTGGCAGGGACTAATAAACCCTTCCCAAATCTGGGCCGTGAGCGTGTGTGTGGCCTGCGAGGAGCATCCCTCTCGCCTCTGAAGGTGCCGGGGAGCCGCGGCCAAGCATCCCCCCGATCCAGGGGACTCCCCGCTTATGCTGCAAAGCCGTGTGGTCTGTGTCCTCCCTTCCCTCCGCAGAGCCGAACCCAGGCAGGAGCTTTCACCTCCCGCAGGTCAGCATCCCCACCGTCCCTAGAGGTCCTGGCTTCGGGAGAGCCCACCTTTCTTTACCGGATTTTACACCTTATTCCCCACTTTGCCTTTTGCTGCCCCAacaccttttctctctccccccccggAGACTCCTCGGTCCCAGCGCTGCTACATCTGTACCTAAATTCTGCATTTCCAGGGCGATATCAGCCCAAAGCAGTGCTACTGGCAGAGTTATCTCCAGGACGGCCGCGTCGCATCCATGACTCCCTTCCACCCCTCTGGTTCACACCAGTTATATCTCATTCCCAGTACAGGCTTCCTTATCTTTAGCCTTGAATCCCCCGCCTAACGCTAACACGGCACAAGCACTTTCTCATACCAGGGCAGaacaacacctttttttttttgctcactgGGGATCCATGCCCTtgaatagttttcatttttctcctggtCCCcattgggggggggacacaccagCTTCGAGGGCTGGTGCTCCCGTGGGGCGGCTTGCTCGCTGTACCCCTGGGGTACACAGGGATCCACAGGGCAGAAATGCAAACAAGAAGGCCAAGACCGAGAGGGTGGGAGGCAGGGAAAGGCTTTcggggcagggaaggcagggacaggcaCGCTGCCTGGGACAAGGGAGTGGCAGACACCACCCAGCACACCTCGGCTCCTCCGACCTCCTGGGACCACCGAGGtgccagctcctggagtcagggGATGTCCCGAGAACCCAGGACCGAGCAACCTCCAGCTCCTGTAATCGCAGAGGGAGGCGAGCAAGTGGGTGTCAGCggtcccagccccacgggggggaggggggcaggagagCCctaaacccccccaccccacacggGACAAGCACCGGGCGAGTCGGGGGGACCATGAACCGGTGAAgatgcccccagcagcagcaggagggctgaaccccggggcgggggggggggggggggccgggagagCCTCCGGCGCGGGGCCGGTGGGGTCGTGGGGCCGTGCCCGGCCGAGGGCCCGCCCCGGCGGCTGtagcccggcccccgccccgccccgctccgcccctcCGGGTGCCCTCGCCGCCGCCAGCACCGGACGAGCCCCGGCCCTGGGATGCTTCaggcgcccgcccgcgcccctcACCGCCCGTCGCGGCGGAGGGGCCGCTGCAAGCGCTGCCACCCGCCCCCGGCAAGgtaggaccccccccccccccgcctcgggaCCCGGGTGCTCGGCGCTGGGCACCCCCTACGCCCGGGCACCGAGGAGCGCCGGGGTccgggcaccggggctgccccgtggGCTGGGGTCCGGGCACCGGAGCAGCCCTGGAGGGGGGGTTCCGGTCAGGGCACCGGAGCAGCAGCGAGGTTGGGGCACCGGGGCTACCTtgggcgggggggtgcgggggggtgcgggtccgggcaccggggctgccccggggacgAGGGTCCGGGCACCGGGGGCGAGGGTCCGGGTCAGGGCACCGGGGGAAAGCACCGCGGTCCGGGcacggggggctgccccgggactGGGGTAGGGGACCGGGGCAAGCCCCGCGCAGGCTCCGGTCgcccccggccccttcccggTGCGGCGGCCGGAGCCCGCCCGCCCTTGGCGACTGCCAGTGGCCCGGGGCCGTGTCAGTCAGGCGAGtgcctgcctggggagggagccGCGGGGTGAGTCACGGGCAGGAAAGGGATTGCATCAGGAACGGGGCTGTTTTTCCAGCGGGACTCTGGGATagccccgctcccgcctccctccgtcccctctctccccagcgCCATGGAGAAGGGAGCCAGCTCCTCGACCTGCAGCGGCTCGGTGGCCTTGGCCTCGTCCTCCACGGCCACCTTCAAGGAAGAACTGCTGTGCCCCATCTGCTACGAGCCTTTCCAGGAAGCCGTGACGCTTTGCTGCGGCCACAATTTCTGCAAGGGCTGCGTGAGTCGTTCCTGGGAGCACCGGCACCACGTGTGCCCCGTCTGCAAGGAGACCTCCTCGTTCGACGACCTTCACGTCAACCACACGCTCAACAACCTGGTGGAGATGATCCTCAAGGAGGAAaggcagcggcagggccgggTGGCCACGCTCTGTCCCCTGCATCATGAGGAAGCCAAGCTCTTCTGCCTGGAGGACAAGGAGTTGGCGTGCTTCGTCTGCCAGAGCTCCAAGCAGCACGAAGGGCACAAGATGCGGCCGGTGCAGGAGACGGCGGCGGATTTCAGGGTGAGGGATGCTTCAGGAAAGGGGGGGGACTGATGGCAGGGAGAGGCACCCCTGCATCTGGAGGGGTGCAGCCCGCGCACGCCCTGGCACAAACTTGCCAGCACATGGCTTTGGCTCGTGCACGGCGTGGATGCACCCGCTGGCGTGCCGGGATGAAAGATGAAGCGGCCACGCCGTGAGGGTGGGTCCCCGCGGGAGTGCCCCTGCCACATCGCTGCCCAACGCTCTCCCTGCCTGATAATTACCCCGTGCCACCCTGTCCCCGGAGCACGGCCATTTACCCTGCGGTAAAGGGGAGCGGGGTGATGCTTCAAGGGGTTTGGCTCGATCCCCGCGTTGCCTTGACTCATTCGTCctctgcggggctgggctggatcCGGCCATGCCGGCTGTTGCAGCAGCTGGTTATTGCAGCAGCACCTCGGGGTTGGGAGCGTGTTTGGGATGGGGGTTGCCCAATtcccccagcccggggagggATGCGGGATGGGGAGACAGTGCTGAGCCCCGCGGGGCAGGACGGGCCATGGCtgcacggggaggaggaggaggaggaggaggaggagacaggctCCGGCCAGCAGCTGGGCATCACGCCAGGACCCGCCGTGTTTCCTGGCTGGGAAAGCAGCTGCCCTGACTCAGCCTGCGGGAACGAGCTGGATTTCAAATGTCGCGGGGCAGCCATCGGGCTGCTGTTTTGCAAGGCTTGGCGGGCTGCCGGTGGCACTGAGCCTCCCTGGGAGCGGGGCAGTGGCTGCGTGCGGCACCGGGACAGGCAGGGACTTGACGGGGCATCGGTAGAAGGGCTTAAAAACAGGGGGGAGAATTCACCACGGAGCAAAGCTCCTCTGCCTCGCTGCTTAGGGGCGGCGTGTTCGCACAGCCCCGCGCAGAGCCGACCCCGTGCAGCACTGGCAGGCCTCGGTcgcaggaggggaaaggggggatTGAGCAAGGATCCTGCTTAACCTCGTCCTCCTGGCTTTGGGGCTCTTGTCTTTCCGCATTGGAAACCCTGGGTGTAGGCTTGCGAGGGTCCTGAAGGCGTCTCCTCCCCGCAGGCCAAGCTGAAGAACATGGAGACCTCCCTGCGGGATAAGGCGAAGGATTTTGGGGCCGTGCATCGCTCCTACGAGTCCATCTCCAAACACAACCAGGTGCGTGGTCCCTCCTGGCAGGGAGGCGATGGGGCTGATCCTGACACGTGCGTGCACACGCGTGCAGGAATGCGGCTGGCTCTGGGGTGGAACGCTGCACCCATCCTGGGCTGCTCCACCCCTGAGTGAGGAGAGCGATGCTGGGGGGAGGAAAGGACTTGGATGGGGAATGGGGAACCAGGGTGATGGGGCTGTGCCTGCCGTGGCAGCAGGGACATTGATTTTGGGAGGACTGCGTGGTCCCAGTGGGAGCCCAGCGAGTCCCTGAGTGCTGGAACCGGTCGGAGGGCTCTGGAGGAGCATTTAGGGAGAGGACGGGGGGAGCCCAGGGGAGTTGGGGGGCTCCGAAGGGAGGTGCTGACATCCCCACGCGGGGCAGGTGGAAGTGGCGCGGCTGGAGGAGCAGATCAGGAGGGAGTTTGAGAAGCTGCACGAGTTCCTGCGGGGCGAGGAGAAGGCGCTGGTGGCCCAGCTGCGGGAGGAGATGCAGCACAAGCACGGCCTCATCCAGGGCAAGATGAAGCAGCTGGCGGAGGAGAGCCAGGCCCTGCTCAACGAAGCCCGCCAGCTCCAGGTGGACCGCAAGGAGGATGACTACACCTTCCTCAGGGTAAAGCCCTGCCGGGGTGCTGCCCCGTGCCCTGCGGGGTGTCACCCTCACCGTGgcaccctcctgcctctgccagggtGCGAGCAGGGTGCTGGGTGATCCTTTGGGTGTTTGCAAGCCCCCGTGATCCCTTACAAGTGGGGGTCTCATGCCCggtctctccttctctttcagaCCCACAAGAACCGCAAGCGCAGGTAAGTCCCAGTCCCCGTCGCGTCCCCTGCCCGACGGCACAGGGTGCTCGGGGTGGCTGAGCCCCCGTATCCCCTCCCTGGGGCTGAACGGGGTCggctgcctggctgcagagcGAGATCTCTGCCCCGAGCGAGTTCCCACACCCGCGCGTCCCCTCCAGGTCTGGGTGCTCCGGCAGAAGAAggtgctgggggtccccaaggccaGGCAGCACTCCTGGGTGCCTCTGGGCAGGATGGGGGGGCATGCATGGACACAAAGCAGCATTGCAGGTCTTTGGGGAAGCATTGAAACCCTGACGTTGGGGGGGATTTGGTGCTGGGACCCTCCTGGGGTGATTCACCACCCTCCTTGGGTGAGAGCAAGGTTTGGGAGAtgcggggtgctggtggggaagcCCCTGCCAAAACACAGGGTGCCAGGAGACCCAGCCCGGTTCCTTCCTCCATCGCTGACCTGTCTCcatcctctgcccctgccccaggatCGCCTGCACGGCCGAGGAGCCGGAGGCCGTGCCCTCGGGGATGCTCCTTGACATTGCCAAGTACCTGGGCTCGCTGCAGTACAATGTGTGGAAGAAGATGCTGGACATCATCACCGTAGGTGAGGTGCTGGGTCTCCACCGAAGGGTGGTTGTCCCAGGGCTAAAGCAGCCTTTGCATGAGGCAGCTCCAGGGGTGGTGGGTGCTGAAGAGAAGAGGAGCGTGGAGCAGCCGTGCCTGCGGCTGAtgtgcctggggaagggggttGGAGAGCATAAAGGGTGCTCTGGGGCACTTGCACCCCAAAAGGGAAGCCCTGGAGGGTGCATTTCTCCACGGTGAGCTGGGTTAGGAAAGGATGGATGGACGGATACATACCTGCAGGGCTGTGGTCCCCCCATAAGCTCATCCCGGGAGCAAGCCAGGCTCCTAACACGCATGTCCCCACCACAGTCCCCTTCAGCTTCGACCCCAACTCCGCGGCGGGCTGGCTCTCGGTGTCCGAGGACCTCACCAGCGTCACCAATGGGGGCTACAAGCTGCTGGTGGAGAACCCTGAGCGCTTCACCTCAGCCCCCTGCATCCTGGGCTCCCACGGCTTCTCCACCGGCTTCCACACCTGGGAGGTGGACCTGGGTGGCATCACGAAGTGGCgggtgggggtggcccggccATGCAGTGGCACCCACTGGACCTTCCACCATGATGCTCGCTCCGGCTTCTGGTATATCTACCGCCTGCCCGGGAAGGATGGCGAGACATGCCGAGCGTCCAACACGGCGCATTCGGAGGCAGCGCTGGGTGACCTGAGACGGATCCGGGTGGAGCTGGACTGTGACGAAGGGGAGCTGTCCTTCTACGACGCTGACCGCAAGACCCACATCTACACCTTCCACGAGAAGTTTGGTGGCACCGTCTTCCCCTATTTCTACATGGGGGGCACACCGGTGGGTGCGCTGCCCCAGGAGCTCCGTATCTGTCCCCTACGGGTCCGCATCCACGAAGATGTCCCCGTCTAGTGGCCACCATCTCCTGCCACCACCGCCTCTGCCTGCATTTGGGGTTCTCCAGatgctttttcagctttccttaaaaaaaagaaaaaaagggaaagaatttgTATATgtactgcctcttttttttttaaatcgttAATAAACACTCTGCTCTTCTATATGGCTCCGTGCCTCTCTGTGCCCAAATTGCCTCGGCTCTTTGCCTCCCCCCTCTCCATCACAGATCAAAGCTGGGAAGGTCTCAGGGAGAAGGTATCTCCCTGCCCGGGGGCTGTAAATTAATAGTAAATTAAACCATTTGGGGGCTTTCCAAGCTTGTGCGAGCGTGGCAGCTTGCAGGGCTCCAAGGCCCCCTGCTGTGGGTAAAGCAGGGGACAGGGGCCCTTGCCCGGCACCTCGGGGACGGGAAAAGCCCACCTGGCTTGGCTGGATGCGGGCAGAAGCGCGTCTTTCCCCTCTACAAGAAAAACCATCAGTGGGGACATCCTTGAGAGTAACAACCCATCTCCTCCCACCCTTCTCCCCCTGACTTTACCCCTCTGAGGGGCTTTTCTGTAAATCCCCAGCGCCGGGAGTCAGGTGATAACACGCGGTTGGCgtttggaggtggaggaggctcaggggtgggatgggagggagacAAAAACCACCCTCTGCAACCCCCTGCTGCGTCTGGCCCGATATTAATCCTgccaaaaaggctttttttttctcctccatcctgGTGAGCGCTTAGGGCTTAAAGGTGATgtcctggggaaagggagggtgCCTGGTGGGCcgtgctgcccgtgctgccctCGCCGCCtggcgcggcccggccggccAGGACCTCGCTGGCAGGGATGCTGATATGAACGGGTGGTTTCCATGGTTTCTCACCATTTGCATAGGATGCTCCTTAGGAACGAGAGCTGGTGGCGGAAAAACAAAAGGGAGATATCGGAGGCGTGCGGTGCGGGGGCGACCCCGGGGGTCCTCCGCCTTCCTTACGTCGGTTGGTGTTATCTGTTTCCAACCGAGCATCCCTGGATacggggaaaggaggaaaatcgGCGTAAGCATCCCGTCTCCTTCCCTGCGTCGTATCCCCACGCTGCCCgtcaccccccccaaaaaaaagctgGCAGTGCCTGGAAATTTGGGCATCCTGCGGCCAATCTAGGCACAAGCAAGGCATTATGTGGGAACAATAAAAAGCCGGGGAAGCTCTTTGAGTtgccggggctggagcaggaTGAGGCGTTTCTCTTTGTGAGGTCCAAAGGGAGCATTTCCCTCCCGCGCCTGCCAGTGCCAGAGCAGGTGCCTGGCGTAAAAATGGCAATAAAGGGTGAAATGAGGCATCGCTTCGGATGGcgaaactgaaacattttgacttttttttccgaATCATTTGGTGAAAAATGGGTTTGCAGGAAACAATATGACTTAATGAACTGGTTGGCTCCCTAAGACTCTGCGTTTTTTAGTGTAATAAATGCTACCTGCATCTTCCCCTGAGCTTAATTTCATTCCCACGGAGGCAGAGAAATGGCTTTAAGCAGAAATCAAGGCAGCGAAGCTGTTCTTCCCACCGACGCAGACCTCTCCTCCGGAGCTGGCCCGCGGGACAGCACCCAGCCTGCAGCCATGGGTGACGTCTCCCCGGGACTGAACATTTGCTCGCACCTCCGACGTCGGAGGATGAATTTGGGGAACGCTGCGGTAAGGGGCAGGCGGGTTTTGCGTGGGGCCCTCCTCTGCAGCCATCGCATCCTTCCCCAGCGCCTGAGATCCTGCCTGGGACACACCGGTTACTTGCAGGACCTTTTCCGAGCTCAAACCTGCCTCCTTGCAGCAATCAGAAGGatctgatttattattattattattattattattattattattattattattattattattattatagcagCATTTTGGGCTGCTCACGCCGAGGCCGGGGAGCCGCGGGCCCCGCTCCAGCCCGCGGGGTGCCCGGGATcccgctccccctccgccccGGTGCTGCTCCCCTGCGAGGGGCGGGTGGGCACCGCTGCTTCACGGGTGGGCGTGGGGTGCGAGTGGGGCTCCCCGCTAtctgggtggggaaggggggggtgaaTCCATCCGGGGGAGGGCTGGGGTTGCTGCAGTgaagccccccccaccccatcaagccgcactgacaccccccccccccccccagcatccccccattTATAGGGACGGGCGATATTTCGGAGAAGCAGGCGGCTCTCCCATTGGCTCGCAGCCTGGCGATGATGTAATTTCTGCCCAATCCGAAGGAGGACAGCACCTtttccccgccccctccccagccctccctcacCCCGGGTACCAGCCAGCGCCGGGGCACGGTGCATCccggaggggtggggggacaagtggggggacccccccaccacccccacccccggagGTTTCCCGGGGTGTGCACGGCCCTCGGGCACCCCGGAGGAGGCACCGTCctggggccgcatcctgcccccgGGTCCCCAGCGGGCTGGGGCTAAGCCCGTGCCCTGGCAGCCATGGCCGGGATCTGCCGGCTGCTCTTCCCAGGGCCAGGAATCCTCCAGAACGAGGAGGGTCCAAACCTGTGGGTCTTCTGCTTGAAGGATCTGTGGCTACTGGACCTTTGGAGGGGAGGCTGGAGATGTCCTGGGAGAGGAATCCAGGGCGGGGGGTGATGCCCAGAGCCCACTTCCAGCCCCCTCCGAGCATGGCTGGAGGATGGGAAAGGGCCCCGAGGAGACGCCGTACACGCTCACCCCCTCCTTAGGGCCTCCCCTGGATGCCTGCTTTTGGCCGAGGGGCACCCCGGGACACAGGGACCTTCCCCCGCGGCTGTCCCGCTGCTCCGGCCCAGATGGACCACAAGCTGCGGCTGGGTCCCACGCGCTGTGTGCCCACGGCGAAAGGTTTCCGCCGTCTCTCCCACCCCATCGGCCCATGCCCGGGAAGGGTGTGGATGCTGGCGCTGGGATGCCGAGCAACTTTCCCTAAGCCCCGGGAAGAGGGAAACCCTTCGCCTCCCGTGGCCTCCTCTCGCTGCCGGGGCTCTTTCCTCCCCAGCGTCAGCCTGGCTCCACGGCCAAGCTctcctccagccacctcctgccctcccctgtgCTGGAGATGGTCCCACGCCAGGCTGACCCCCAAGGAGGGTTTGGTGGGGACGGTGTGAATGGGAAAGGGGTGGCCATCGCCCTGGGTGGACCCAAATCTCCTTGGCCTCCTTTCTTCGTGCCTCGTTTAGTTTCGACCAGCACACGCTGCTGGAGAAAAACAGTTCCCAGCGTTGGAGCAGCCAGGAGGCTTTGCAGGGTGGAGGGCGACAGCCCTTAGGGATGGTGGCCACCGAgtgtccccagggccacagcCTTACACAGCGGCTCCGGGAGCTGAAACCGAGCTCCGTCCCCCCAAATGCTGGTCCTGTGGAGCTGGGGGACAAGAAGGCACCTCCAGACGTGACCCCCCCCGGGCTCCCAGCGGCTCCCCCGGCTCCAGCAAGCCCAGCCAGCCATGCAGCTAAACTGTGGCCATCGACACGGGTGACAGGGAGGGGTTTGTGCCCTGAGCCTGGACCACGGGCAGCTCAAAGGAGCATTTGAGCAGAGCTccctgcacacacccccccccctccatgggGTGCCACGCAGCCCGGTGCCAGCTGCCGCAGGGACCGTCCCGCAGCCACGTGGGTCCCCACAATGGCTGTTTGTCCCCCGGTTGGCCGCTGCGTCTCAACTCTTTCCTCCCCTTGGCCCCTCCGTCTCAGGGCTGTGCTCCGTTCCCTCTGCAGCTCCTCGCGTGTCCCACGGGCATCCTACCCACGGCCCCCACGCCCGCGTGGGCACCCGAACCctgccgggccggggagggctcGGGCGTGGAGCTCGCTCATCGCCCGAGCATGAGAGGACCCTTTCAGAGGGAAGTGACGAGCCATTGAGTTTCGGCGGGATGCCTTACAGACGCCCCACCGTGAGCTCAATGGCTGAGCCGCGGTGTCACGCAGGCGATGTCACCCCCATTTCCAGCTGGGTCACCTTGTCCTCCCCCGTGTCCTGAGGCCGTGGGCTTTGCAAAGCCACCCTACATTCGTTTTCCAGGGGGAACCACCTCCCCACAGCCGCCCTGATGCTCATTGCGTAACGGAGGAGACCGGTGCCTAAATATACCCGCACGGTTCCCCGGAGGTGCCGGGCTTGCGATCACCGTCAGACGGAGCCATCGGCGATAAATAGGCCAGAGCGAAGCAGGTCTGGGGGAAGGAGAGTCAGTTTGTGGGAAGGGCACAGCCCTAAGAGACGTCCTAGCTCTGCTGGGGCTCCCCGGGGACCTCCGCTCGCCCCGGCAGCCACGGCGGCATCGCACCAAAATAGTTTCGGGATCTGGGACTCGGCCTCTCCCAGCTCCCGTTGCCCAGTTTGAGGAGGACAACGAGTCCTCAACGTGCCTCTGGGGCTGGGAACGGGTCACGCCGGGCTTGTGCCACATCCCggccctgggaggagggaggggacaccccATTGCTCCCCGGCGTGGAGAGGacaccccacagcccctgccgGCGTGGGGTTTAGGGGAGCGCAGTGGGACAGTTTGGCCCCATTGGAGATGCCACCAGGGCCCTATTAAACCCTCCAAGTCCCCTTCTTTGTCACTTTGTCACCCTCCAGCTTtgtcctgctccagcagagcGCCGAAGCTCGCTTTCCACCATGCGCTCAGCC
The Mycteria americana isolate JAX WOST 10 ecotype Jacksonville Zoo and Gardens chromosome 3, USCA_MyAme_1.0, whole genome shotgun sequence genome window above contains:
- the TRIM35 gene encoding E3 ubiquitin-protein ligase TRIM35 isoform X2, which encodes MLQAPARAPHRPSRRRGRCKRCHPPPASAMEKGASSSTCSGSVALASSSTATFKEELLCPICYEPFQEAVTLCCGHNFCKGCVSRSWEHRHHVCPVCKETSSFDDLHVNHTLNNLVEMILKEERQRQGRVATLCPLHHEEAKLFCLEDKELACFVCQSSKQHEGHKMRPVQETAADFRAKLKNMETSLRDKAKDFGAVHRSYESISKHNQVEVARLEEQIRREFEKLHEFLRGEEKALVAQLREEMQHKHGLIQGKMKQLAEESQALLNEARQLQVDRKEDDYTFLRTHKNRKRRIACTAEEPEAVPSGMLLDIAKYLGSLQYNVWKKMLDIITVVPFSFDPNSAAGWLSVSEDLTSVTNGGYKLLVENPERFTSAPCILGSHGFSTGFHTWEVDLGGITKWRVGVARPCSGTHWTFHHDARSGFWYIYRLPGKDGETCRASNTAHSEAALGDLRRIRVELDCDEGELSFYDADRKTHIYTFHEKFGGTVFPYFYMGGTPVGALPQELRICPLRVRIHEDVPV
- the TRIM35 gene encoding E3 ubiquitin-protein ligase TRIM35 isoform X1; amino-acid sequence: MLQAPARAPHRPSRRRGRCKRCHPPPASAMEKGASSSTCSGSVALASSSTATFKEELLCPICYEPFQEAVTLCCGHNFCKGCVSRSWEHRHHVCPVCKETSSFDDLHVNHTLNNLVEMILKEERQRQGRVATLCPLHHEEAKLFCLEDKELACFVCQSSKQHEGHKMRPVQETAADFRACEGPEGVSSPQAKLKNMETSLRDKAKDFGAVHRSYESISKHNQVEVARLEEQIRREFEKLHEFLRGEEKALVAQLREEMQHKHGLIQGKMKQLAEESQALLNEARQLQVDRKEDDYTFLRTHKNRKRRIACTAEEPEAVPSGMLLDIAKYLGSLQYNVWKKMLDIITVVPFSFDPNSAAGWLSVSEDLTSVTNGGYKLLVENPERFTSAPCILGSHGFSTGFHTWEVDLGGITKWRVGVARPCSGTHWTFHHDARSGFWYIYRLPGKDGETCRASNTAHSEAALGDLRRIRVELDCDEGELSFYDADRKTHIYTFHEKFGGTVFPYFYMGGTPVGALPQELRICPLRVRIHEDVPV